GCGCGCGGCAAGATCGCGACCCTGGTAGTCGGCCAGGAACGCCTCGCGCCGATTGGCTGTCCACTTCACGGGATGGCCGACCCGGCGCGCTGCCCAGGCGACCAGCACGGACTCGGGATAGCAGCTGTTGCGGGTCCCGAAATTCCCGCCCACGTCGCGCGCCACGACGCGCACGGCGCTCTCGGGAACGCCGAGCGCCCCGGCGACACCGGTCTGCGTCCGGCCCGTACCCGCGGCCCCGACGTAGACGGTGTAGCGGCCGGTCACCTGGTCCCAGGCGCCGACCGCCGCGCGCGGCTCCATCGTCACGCCGGTGACACGCTGCACCCACGTCTCGAGCCGCACGGCGTGCGCGGCCCGCGCGAAGGCGGCGTCGACGGCCGCGGCATCCCCGGCCACCGCCTCCACGCACACGTTCGACCCTGTGCCGTCATAGAGGGTGGGCGCGTCGGTGGCGGCGGCGGCGAGGCTGCCCGTCACCGCCGGCAGCGGCGTCCAGTCCACGGAGACGCGCTCGGCGCCGTCGCGCGCCGCGGCCGGCGTCTCGGCGACGACCATCGCGACGATCTCGCCCACGAAGCGCACGCGGTCGGCGGGCATCGGGGGATGCGGGGCGACGAACCGCACGTCGTCGCTTCGGATCACCTCTTCGTACGGATTTCCCGGCATCGGGGTGTGCGGGATCGGCTTCACGCCGGCGCCGGCGGCGTCCGCGCCGGTGAGCACGGCGATCACCCCCGGCGTGGCGCGCGCCGCCGCGCTGTCGATCAGCCCGACGCGCGCGTGGGCGTGCGGTGAGCGCACGAAGCACGCATAGACCTGGCCGGGCAGGTTTACGTCGTCGCTGTAGCAGCCCGCGCCGACGAGCAGGCGGGCGTCCTCCTTGCGGCGGACGGGCTTGCCAAAGCCTTCGCGGGCCGCGCGCGTTCGCGACTGGAGGAACGACATCTTCGTCTCCGGACCCCCCACATCGATTTGAAGCAGCGCAACCCCCGCTCGCGCGCCGCCGTGGCCGCGCCGTTGCACGGGGTTCGGCCCAGGGCGGACCCGCGGCGGCAGAGGGCTTTTGTCCTTCCTACGCTCTTGCCCGCCTTGATGATCCTGGTGTAGCCACCATGCCGCTCCCCGTAGCGAGCGGCCACCGTGTCGAACAGCTTTTTCACCACGGTCTCATCGGGCATGAGGCGCAGCACCTGGCGGCGGGCGTGGAGACTCTCCCGCTTGGCGAGGGTGATCATCCCATCGGGCAGGCCCCG
The DNA window shown above is from Candidatus Rokuibacteriota bacterium and carries:
- the rplQ gene encoding 50S ribosomal protein L17, yielding MAGPALFHHERITTTEAKAKAIRGLPDGMITLAKRESLHARRQVLRLMPDETVVKKLFDTVAARYGERHGGYTRIIKAGKSVGRTKALCRRGSALGRTPCNGAATAARERGLRCFKSMWGVRRRRCRSSSRERARPAKALASPSAARRTPACSSARAATATT